In Ahaetulla prasina isolate Xishuangbanna chromosome 6, ASM2864084v1, whole genome shotgun sequence, a single window of DNA contains:
- the MARVELD1 gene encoding MARVEL domain-containing protein 1, giving the protein MPLPPPPSSPPPPCPASRESLSLNRPFLRSLLGGLRIAQLLLGAVCWITLAAHKYEGATYFAVFAAVLVWLLTLVLFGLSLLGRWTLIPVVGTRWLLTNILHDLLLGVIFFTAAAAIIGYKARSISYCTLRGYSQPCSYTAYLVAAIFAGKTAFLYLLSGLYCLVRRFQGHHDII; this is encoded by the coding sequence ATGCCTCTTCCACCACCCCCTTCCTCACCTCCACCCCCGTGTCCAGCATCTCGAGAATCTCTGAGCCTGAATAGGCCCTTCCTACGAAGCCTGTTAGGAGGGCTGCGTATAGCACAGCTGCTGTTAGGTGCTGTCTGCTGGATAACTTTAGCAGCTCACAAATATGAAGGAGCAACTTACTTTGCAGTCTTTGCAGCAGTCTTGGTGTGGCTTCTTACCTTGGTTCTTTTTGGACTCAGTTTATTGGGCCGATGGACTCTGATTCCTGTGGTGGGGACCCGCTGGCTCCTAACAAACATTCTTCATGACCTGTTGCTTGGAGTTATTTTCTTCACGGCTGCTGCAGCCATCATAGGCTACAAGGCGCGGAGCATCAGCTATTGTACCCTGCGAGGTTATAGCCAGCCCTGCAGTTACACTGCCTATTTAGTTGCTGCTATTTTTGCTGGTAAAACTGCCTTCCTGTACTTGCTCTCCGGACTCTACTGCTTGGTACGGCGTTTCCAGGGGCACCATGATATCATCTGA